In Ornithodoros turicata isolate Travis chromosome 1, ASM3712646v1, whole genome shotgun sequence, the DNA window CTTCCCTAAGTTTAGAGGATGGCGGTCCAGTCTTTCCAAGGCGGCTCTTGTTGTGCGTTACACTCCGTAGAGGAACCAGAGCACGAGCCGAGCTGCCGCTATAAGAGAGCTGTTTATTGTACGAGTACCAAGTGCGGACTGCTTCTAGGCAAAGCCCGCCAGGAAAGATAAACAAGGGTGGGAATATGAGACGCGAAAGCCTTGAACACGCCGTGCGAAGACGCAATGTAAAGATGAGTCAACGGCTGGGCTCGAATGCCAGATATCTCACATTTCCCTTCCTTTTGAAGTCTCTGACTCAGGAAAAGCCTTTGACGTAATGCAGAGTCCACTTCTGGTATGCATGTGAGACATATTCTCACAAGTGCTACTTCTTTCATGCATTTGTGCATCTGCGAGGTCTGTTGTTTCGGCCATGTGGTCATCACGTAAACTCTGTGACAGCAGGATGAGATGCGACCGATGGCGGCGAAGATTTCCCCTCTCCGTTGCCACAAGATAGGAACGTGGTGTTGAGGCTGAGCCTTTCACGGATCCTCTTCTTTGTACATCGATGACCCATACATCTTGACCCCCATCAAGATGAGAGAGAGGTCGAACGCCGTAGTGTCTATCGAACTGTTGTTTCTGTCTCTTTTTCAGTAGCTCTTCGCACTTCTTTACGACCTCGTGGTCTACCTTCTTGGGTAGCAGCATTTCTTCCGCTACGGGAAGTGTAGTTCGCAATCGTCTACCCATCAGTAGTTCGACTGGGCTGTAGCCATTCTTGAGCGGTGTTGACCGATAGGAAAGAAGCGTTTCGTACGGATCCCCCGTTTTCTTCATAGATCCCTTGATAATCTTAACAGCTGCCTCTGCCATGCCGTTGCTTTGGGGATATCTCGGGCTGGAAGTGGTGTGTTTGAACTTGAATTCCTCTGGGAATTTTCGAAATTCTGATGATTCTGCACCGGCGAACTGTGGTCCGTTATCCGATATTACTTCGTTCGGTATGCCAAGTCGTGCAAAAATGGACTTGCAGTGGTTTACAACCGTTGCGGCCGATAGACTCGATAATCGCGCGATTTCAGGGTAGCGCGAGTAGTAGTCGGTGACAATTAACCACCATTGTCCGTTTAGGCAAAACAAATCCATTGCTAGCTTTTCCCACGGACGTTGTGGAAATGATGTAGGCATTAGCGGCATTTTCCTGTTGATGCGGTGTTGCGCGCACATGTTGCAGTCCTTCACCAAGTACACGTCGGAGTTCGCGCTTGTTTGATGGCGGTGGCATCTCCTGTACTGACTTGAGGATGCTATTATCCGGTCGAATGCCATTGTCGTCTATCCTATGTTCTAGGAAAGTGATGCTGGAAGTTCCAAAAACACACTTTTCGGAATTCAGGGTACGTTGTGCGTCGGCTAATCGTTGTAGCACTTTCCTCAGTCGCTGGGAATGTTGCTCTTCTGTACAACCGTAGATAAGGACGTCATCCATGTGGCAGAGTTCCCCTTCGAGGCCTTCTAAGATCCTCGTCATTCTCTTCTGGAAGTGTTCTGTCCCCGAACTGATGCCGAATGGGAGGCGATTGAAGCAAAATCTCCCGAACGGTGTGATGTATGTAGTAAGCAGTCGGCTATTCTCATTAAGAGGAATTTGCCAAAAGCCAG includes these proteins:
- the LOC135378722 gene encoding uncharacterized protein K02A2.6-like, encoding MAFDRIIASSSQYRRCHRHQTSANSDVYLVKDCNMCAQHRINRKMPLMPTSFPQRPWEKLAMDLFCLNGQWWLIVTDYYSRYPEIARLSSLSAATVVNHCKSIFARLGIPNEVISDNGPQFAGAESSEFRKFPEEFKFKHTTSSPRYPQSNGMAEAAVKIIKGSMKKTGDPYETLLSYRSTPLKNGYSPVELLMGRRLRTTLPVAEEMLLPKKVDHEVVKKCEELLKKRQKQQFDRHYGVRPLSHLDGGQDVWVIDVQRRGSVKGSASTPRSYLVATERGNLRRHRSHLILLSQSLRDDHMAETTDLADAQMHERSSTCENMSHMHTRSGLCITSKAFPESETSKGREM